In one window of Tripterygium wilfordii isolate XIE 37 chromosome 1, ASM1340144v1, whole genome shotgun sequence DNA:
- the LOC120000370 gene encoding membrane protein PM19L — MASGTKQTTAFLILLLNLGLYTIITIIAAWAVNHGIQRSRESASGLSVPLQIFPIYFPFGNMATGFFVIFSLLAGVVGMGTSLIGLQHVKQWDISGIYAVAASSMMSWSLTLLAMGFACKEINLGYRDSNLRTLEVVTIIAGATHMIGTGAIHAGVGDAIADAQQRLPGPRS; from the exons ACCAAACAAACAACAGCCTTTCTCATCTTATTGCTCAATCTTGGTCTTTACACCATCATAACCATAATTGCTGCATGGGCTGTGAATCATGGGATCCAAAGATCTCGCGAATCAG CATCGGGTTTATCCGTCCCGCTTCAAATATTTCCAATATACTTCCCCTTCGGGAACATGGCGACTGGATTCTTCGTCATCTTCTCCCTCCTTGCTGGTGTTGTAGGCATGGGAACCTCGCTTATCGGACTACAACATGTTAAGCAATGGGATATTTCCGGCATATATGCCGTAGCTGCCTCTTCAATGATGAGTTGGTCGCTCACTCTGCTCGCTATGGG ATTTGCATGTAAAGAGATCAATCTAGGCTACAGAGATTCAAATTTG CGCACTCTGGAAGTTGTGACGATAATTGCAGGTGCAACACATATGATAGGCACAGGTGCAATTCATGCTGGTGTTGGAGACGCCATTGCAGATGCACAGCAGAGGCTTCCGGGGCCAAGATCTTGA